From the Calonectris borealis chromosome 12, bCalBor7.hap1.2, whole genome shotgun sequence genome, one window contains:
- the SNX20 gene encoding sorting nexin-20 — protein MDEDSHCTAERELLETVSRITTSSTTSPTDEEQNQPKAEMSYEVRKENPEKDDLQESNASLSPNSSMTTKELQEYWRNEKRQCRQAKLLFEIPSTRIVEHHLSKYVMYKIIILQTGSFDSNKSVIERRYSDFEKLHRSLLEEFSEEMEDVSFPKKTLTGNFTEEIINERKLAFKDYLRILYAMKYIQRSKKFIDFLTRPELQEAYGCLRGGQYTKALEILLEVIGLQERLTRGNPVSIVPTLCAIVVCHKDLENPASAFEYGEKALSRLHMHTSHRYYIPLLETMITLAYELGKDFLSLQEKLEEWKAKKDPIRVFTLKELAVREYVQ, from the exons ATGGACGAAGACTCACACTGCACAGCAGAAAGGGAGCTGTTGGAAACTGTAAGCAGGATTACTACATCATCTACCACAAGTCCAACTGATGAAGAACAAAATCAACCCAAAGCTGAAATGTCATatgaagtgagaaaagaaaacccagaaaaagaTGACCTGCAAG AGTCCAATGCATCCCTAAGTCCCAACTCTTCAATGACCACTAAGGAGCTTCAGGAATATTGGAGGAATGAAAAACGCCAGTGCAGACAAGCCAAACTCCTTTTTGAAATCCCATCAACCAGAATTGTGGAGCACCACTTATCTAAATATGTG ATGTATAAAATCATCATTTTGCAAACAGGGAGTTTTGACAGCAACAAGTCTGTAATTGAACGGCGTTATTCAGATTTTGAGAAACTGCACAGAAGTCTGCTGGAGGAGTTTAGTGAAGAAATGGAAGATGTGAGCTTTCCCAAAAAAACTCTAACAGGAAActtcacagaagaaataataaatgagagaaaattaGCCTTCAAGGACTACCTGAGAATTCTATATGCTATGAAATATATCCAAAGATCAAAAAAATTTATTGACTTTTTAACAAGGCCGGAGCTTCAGGAAGCATATGGTTGCCTGCGGGGTGGCCAGTACACCAAAGCTTTGGAAATCCTTTTAGAAGTCATTGGTCTGCAGGAAAGGCTGACGAGAGGCAACCCTGTCTCAATTGTCCCTACTCTCTGTGCTATCGTGGTGTGCCACAAGGACCTGGAAAACCCAGCAAGTGCCTTTGAATACGGAGAAAAAGCTCTATCACGCCTTCATATGCATACTAGCCACAGGTATTATATTCCATTGTTAGAAACAATGATCACTTTGGCATATGAACTTGGCAAGGATTTTCTGTCATTGCAAGAAAAACTGGAGGAATGGAAGGCAAAAAAAGATCCCATACGGGTTTTTACCCTCAAAGAACTTGCAGTTCGGGAGTATGTACAATGA